In the Colletotrichum lupini chromosome 1, complete sequence genome, one interval contains:
- a CDS encoding protamine P1, whose amino-acid sequence MDMKDGWRVRRLDDEPMYCEAPHDESDILCASLDHEDLESLKERRRRYEEAATRFLQGHTPRLLSTVLRGPFEGPGAKGWVNPWQSSRKPTSAAIPPPPLVAVVKTTTEVEETIVEEVDVEDAASCHLPSPRSLDQPNLSPHPFMETEELERVEAWRNTTESVSDTQDFAWSLEASLSQPQSQTQRKRRSTGSEWLKRQDTKRRKAEDTNSYREDSAAVQRDSARLSQNVVQKQVDDAMEDETASLESSQINPQTPRKALNSSASRSHQQQLSQISNKYASAAQDEIPAPLSTPIQTPQSNRKAVVKTGDDASPSSVVTVVKEEERCEFETQQDESFLFRARPRNHAINTLTSSPLKRTSFGQVSSAASTSSSESDSQGDVQDLEGDTCMADDTKATSPGFSEEGGDQHSPGKDTVQRGESGEYMSKPLGSEIALDAMETDVCPTKTTDGEISEMVEDLDQHLPAETAATAGIADLTSSQEPTVTAIAASQDQEEILAPKEASPVPQPPTPEIQATSPKEPASQTSSSFAGILPNLFPQSPWSKLSQFIIPRTPRPPSTTGQSHEQLTSVNTFTAEGPNASRTPAIPFTASVVETSVSVDGTPDRTVERPTACTADRLVDAANLHNSPAVPASQQSPWNMDVPVIAQSQQQQHPRNSDVTSTIDPSCQSPWTASPTKLRQAAQEALMSKLFNVAEPASPSPLAPTATMTPTGPAVTIEQPDNADTSEPVSPEPIFSIKSFANFLSPSPEKPRRRLNKTRLSGGHLPSTQNLIAATTNNPWESVQKSVKRVRWALLPNEVEGEESLESRNPHTPTTQRAASPPPETAVADLPTGEDDQYKKHFQAVSLRKRLHHHLLPSASQQVLQSPGPMAMAEAFVSADSFRAPPAPVAFVHVDEAPLAQDNADTQESAVDDVDDVLRNLNEFIEMVDVEADLARAKEEEQKQVEKQQQQRTSQPASNSYTGGFTFDGMMDAGVWD is encoded by the coding sequence ATGGATATGAAAGATGGCTGGAGAGTCCGGCGACTGGACGACGAACCGATGTACTGCGAGGCTCCCCACGATGAATCGGATATCTTGTGCGCCAGTCTTGACCACGAAGACCTCGAGAGCCTCAAAGAGAGGAGACGTCGATATGAAGAGGCTGCGACTCGATTTTTGCAGGGACATACGCCAAGGCTGCTTTCTACAGTTCTAAGAGGCCCTTTCGAAGGACCAGGCGCAAAAGGTTGGGTGAATCCATGGCAATCAAGCCGGAAACCAACATCAGCTGCCATCCCGCCACCGCCTCTAGTTGCTGTCGTCAAAACAACCACGGAAGTCGAAGAAACCATTGTAGAAGAAGTGGATGTCGAGGATGCAGCGTCTTGCCATCTACCGAGCCCCCGAAGCCTGGATCAACCCAACTTGAGCCCGCACCCTTTCATGGAAACAGAGGAACTAGAACGAGTTGAAGCATGGCGAAATACTACGGAATCTGTGAGCGATACACAAGATTTTGCTTGGTCACTAGAAGCCTCTCTCTCGCAGCCTCAGTCACAGACACAACGTAAGCGACGGTCAACAGGTTCAGAGTGGCTGAAGCGGCAAGACACCAAACGACGAAAGGCAGAGGATACGAATAGTTACCGGGAGGACTCGGCTGCTGTCCAGCGGGATAGCGCACGACTGAGCCAAAATGTTGTGCAGAAACAAGTGGACGATGCCATGGAGGATGAGACTGCAAGCTTGGAGAGCTCTCAAATAAACCCACAAACCCCGCGCAAGGCCTTGAACTCAAGTGCCAGTCGCTCGCACCAGCAACAACTCTCACAAATATCCAACAAATACGCTAGTGCTGCACAAGATGAGATACCAGCGCCGCTGAGCACCCCTATCCAGACTCCCCAGTCCAATAGGAAGGCAGTGGTTAAGACTGGAGACGATGCTTCTCCCAGCAGTGTTGTCACTGTGGTCAAGGAAGAGGAACGGTGTGAATTCGAGACGCAGCAGGACGAAAGCTTCTTATTCCGTGCAAGGCCGAGGAACCATGCCATCAATACCTTGACCTCAAGCCCCTTGAAGAGAACGTCATTTGGCCAAGTTTCTTCCGCTGCTTCCACTTCTTCGAGCGAGAGCGACTCCCAAGGCGATGTCCAAGATTTGGAGGGTGACACTTGCATGGCAGACGACACTAAAGCTACTTCCCCAGGATTCAGCGAGGAAGGTGGAGATCAACATTCCCCAGGGAAAGATACAGTGCAAAGAGGAGAGAGCGGCGAGTATATGTCCAAGCCCCTGGGCAGTGAAATAGCCCTCGATGCGATGGAAACCGACGTGTGCCCCACGAAAACGACGGATGGCGAAATCTCAGAAATGGTTGAGGACCTTGATCAGCATCTGCCAGCTGAGACAGCCGCAACAGCAGGAATCGCGGATTTGACATCGAGCCAAGAACCGACGGTTACGGCCATTGCTGCATCACAAGATCAAGAAGAGATTTTGGCACCGAAAGAAGCAAGCCCAGTGCCACAACCGCCGACGCCAGAAATCCAGGCCACTTCACCAAAGGAACCAGCAAGCCAAACCTCCAGCTCGTTCGCGGGCATACTACCGAACCTCTTCCCTCAAAGTCCCTGGTCGAAGCTGAGCCAATTCATCATCCCGCGTACTCCTCGTCCGCCAAGCACCACTGGCCAGAGCCATGAACAACTGACTAGTGTCAACACGTTCACTGCTGAAGGCCCCAATGCTTCGCGGACACCGGCAATACCATTCACTGCGTCAGTTGTAGAAACTTCTGTGTCTGTTGATGGAACGCCTGATCGAACAGTTGAGCGACCCACAGCATGCACTGCTGATAGGTTGGTGGACGCAGCCAATCTTCACAACAGTCCCGCCGTACCAGCTTCACAACAGAGCCCGTGGAACATGGACGTGCCAGTCATTGCTCAGTctcagcagcaacaacaccCGAGGAACAGTGATGTAACGAGTACCATTGACCCAAGCTGCCAGAGTCCTTGGACGGCTAGCCCGACCAAATTGCGCCAAGCTGCTCAAGAAGCTCTCATGTCAAAGCTCTTTAATGTTGCCGAACCAGCTTCGCCTTCTCCGCTTGCTCCCACCGCTACGATGACGCCTACAGGTCCGGCTGTCACTATTGAACAGCCCGACAACGCCGACACCTCAGAGCCAGTTTCGCCTGAGCCCATCTTTTCTATCAAGTCCTTTGCGAACTTTCTGTCCCCGTCGCCCGAAAAGCCACGTCGGCGGCTCAACAAGACTCGCCTCAGTGGCGGTCACTTGCCTAGTACGCAGAACCTCATCGCCGCTACAACCAACAATCCATGGGAAAGCGTACAAAAGTCTGTCAAGAGGGTCAGATGGGCTTTACTGCCCAACGAAGTCGAAGGCGAAGAATCTCTGGAGAGCCGCAATCCTCACACGCCTACAACGCAAAGAGCTGCTTCGCCGCCGCCAGAAACCGCAGTAGCTGATTTGCCAACCGGCGAAGACGATCAGTATAAAAAACACTTCCAAGCTGTGTCCCTTCGAAAAAGGCTCCATCACCATCTCTTGCCCTCGGCATCTCAGCAAGTGTTGCAGAGCCCAGGCCCAATGGCCATGGCAGAGGCTTTTGTCTCTGCTGACTCCTTCCGAGCACCTCCAGCCCCAGTGGCCTTTGTACATGTCGACGAGGCCCCACTGGCGCAAGACAATGCCGACACGCAAGAGTCAGCCGTCGATGATGTTGACGACGTGCTTCGTAATCTTAACGAGTTTATCGAAATGGTCGATGTCGAAGCTGATCTCGCGAGAGCCAAGGAAGAAGAGCAGAAGCAGGTTGAgaaacagcaacagcagcgaaCAAGCCAGCCTGCAAGCAACAGCTACACAGGGGGCTTTACTTTTGACGGGATGATGGACGCAGGAGTTTGGGATTGA
- a CDS encoding inositol polyphosphate kinase, whose product MRSLLGPPAFDNDDVKYSVIIHKLSPDVSLMSSPPRNAENAAPATLVSSAHLSSSSSSSTPTQAADPPPATAAVTQHQQDVSSHVDPNIKKPRGPAALPRQSGPSLLTQALASARGIPSRTPSHQDQTPQPSSQLSTRSLPSPTADFVPSNAHSNPNPSSATAGLDPLAVDDLRNVPSLPGHGASVTPRSAPQPGIVPPSDITTQTAAVHTPDADMEIMTSPTYDMASFQGIRAMLLDHRDFLKSTRSPRGRGSSLERVDPETRAQGGLRKSRAHSHSTSPEGSLSSVAQMDQKLHQDNTTVLEGRPKKLEQRFSVGPEKIWSIGSSEAIDGQEDGQVEKSVHEAMIGAEPNARSRKASYSLRFFREGLPKEEKTPGRRKDQRPKEKPSLSSDSQEPLSSDIAIEDFAKAASAQPSPRILDKKDWVPKQLERVKTFPLQSPQAGETPILTDSPTQDYFGLRKVNGDIFHKVDTDGARSASNTSVPANGEKEGDASLPSIEESGAVETRRLSADSSDPGESHEEGDESSEEKISSAVFVPHPGLEEAAERERDVAKPRQTPGRTISKARAEDFHPWLVKADEPEPEEELLSPDQPPETPSKSKPKRLPGEPNITLREVQPGTIKDVTAEEEPEPPTPKHIPAHIDDHAHHHQVEQKEPLEAIELIPYKHQVGGHTTLWRFSKRAVCKQLNNRENEFYENVEQDHPDLLSFLPRYIGVLNVTFHKQTRRKSTHRRDDAPLLERKPTGEIGVMASADATKSNGSNGASQPSQEHRRIISQSLSSAPEPIPTVTFDDNWHILPRNLLQPTPPPVVMPPRGRSTSSAGLPDNPEQSKMASPTRPSLDDRHANSWGATTVNKRLRNEVFNDVFLKQPIPIHKHRRPHQKSMAFRKQPTLRPASSVPDLVRRQDPSAVEGHAPQKPSPLRPSSSSPPPTESIAMERPSHLEAAEAEAEDSDVKDVTGTSAPEPETLADKIIAQKKKRRYSGTGLRRKPRTVTESRGHLKYWEEADDAGYRGEDEGGQSLITSQVNSPMIEAPSTNGTNASEGAAKEPSLPVPAADASQADVPTEAEYSTYASTVPSEVPSPTQEFRRIPRPVNPKEAQTQRDSRVEYFLLLEDLTAGMKRPCIMDLKMGTRQYGVEATPKKQKSQQGKCARTTSRELGVRVCGLQVWDVKSQSYVFKDKYFGRDLKAGQEFQDALTRFLYDGVDYSSILRHIPTILQKLDHLESIVRGLDGYRFYAASLLMFYDGDTTSEGNEYDTVVDDSTTDFATDTEETSALREKKKQKKKRGIDFKIADFANSLTKGDLAEGKPCPPRHPNEPDRGFLRGLRTLRKYFLKIQKDIRAEMGPDCHRRGHSMDVDDIDIDHVSDEEGSVSE is encoded by the exons ATGCGCTCTCTACTGGGACCTCCCGCTTTCGATAATGACGATGTCAA ATACTCCGTCATCATCCATAA ACTCTCGCCAGATGTTTCCCTCATGTCCAGCCCGCCTCGTAACGCCGAAAATGCCGCACCCGCGACCCTGGTGAGCTCCGCGCatttgtcgtcgtcgtcgtcgtcgtccacTCCCA CCCAAGCTGCAGATCCACCCCCTGCCACGGCCGCTGTCACCCAGCACCAGCAGGATGTCTCGAGCCATGTCGACccgaatattaaaaagccccGAGGCCCTGCTGCCCTCCCGAGGCAGTCCGGTCCGTCCTTGCTAACCCAAGCCCTCGCCTCAGCTCGCGGCATCCCTTCGAGAACACCTTCCCACCAAGACCAAACACCGCAACCCTCCAGCCAGCTTTCCACCCGCTCGCTGCCTTCGCCTACTGCCGACTTCGTCCCTTCCAACGCACACTCAAACCCCAACCCGTCCTCTGCTACTGCTGGACTGGATCCTCTTGCCGTCGACGACCTCCGCAATGTTCCCTCCCTTCCCGGCCATGGCGCCTCAGTAACTCCCCGAAGCGCTCCTCAACCCGGCATCGTACCCCCTTCCGACATTACTACACAGACCGCTGCTGTTCATACCCCCGACGCCGACATGGAGATAATGACATCGCCCACCTACGATATGGCCAGTTTTCAGGGTATTCGAGCAATGCTGCTGGATCACCGCGACTTTCTCAAGAGCACGCGCTCGCCTCGTGGCAGGGGTTCCTCCCTGGAGCGGGTTGATCCGGAGACGCGAGCACAGGGAGGCCTCCGGAAAAGCAGagctcactctcactccACCAGTCCAGAGGGATCTCTCAGTTCAGTCGCTCAAATGGATCAGAAACTACACCAGGATAACACTACCGTGCTTGAAGGCCGACCGAAGAAACTGGAGCAACGCTTCTCCGTTGGACCCGAGAAGATATGGTCGATTGGGTCGAGCGAGGCCATCGACGGACAAGAAGATGGCCAAGTGGAGAAGTCCGTTCACGAAGCCATGATTGGCGCCGAGCCCAACGCTCGCAGCCGAAAGGCTAGCTACAGCCTGCGATTCTTCCGAGAGGGATTGCCCaaggaggagaagacgcCAGGACGCAGAAAGGATCAGCGACCCAAGGAGAAGCCCTCTCTGAGCTCAGATTCACAGGAGCCGCTCTCTTCAGACATTGCCATTGAAGATTTCGCCAAAGCTGCCAGTGCTCAGCCCTCGCCTAGAATTCTCGACAAGAAGGATTGGGTGCCAAAGCAACTAGAAAGAGTCAAGACTTTCCCTCTTCAGTCGCCTCAGGCTGGTGAGACCCCCATCTTGACCGACTCGCCGACTCAAGATTACTTTGGGTTAAGGAAGGTCAATGGCGACATTTTCCACAAGGTGGATACCGATGGCGCTAGATCGGCCAGCAACACGTCCGTTCCTGCGAATGGAGAGAAAGAGGGCGACGCCTCGCTACCCTCGATTGAAGAATCCGGAGCGGTTGAGACCCGACGTCTGTCAGCCGACAGCAGCGACCCTGGAGAGAGCCATGAGGAGGGAGACGAGTCTTCCGAGGAAAAAATTTCTTCAGCTGTGTTTGTACCGCACCCCGGCTTGGAAGAGGCTGCAGAACGCGAGAGAGACGTTGCGAAACCGAGACAGACGCCCGGTCGCACCATATCGAAAGCCAGAGCCGAGGACTTTCACCCTTGGCTGGTGAAGGCCGATGAGCCCGAGCCCGAGGAGGAGCTGCTCTCTCCTGACCAGCCTCCCGAAACCCCTTCCAAGTCGAAGCCGAAGCGTCTGCCCGGCGAGCCAAACATTACCCTACGCGAGGTTCAACCGGGCACTATCAAGGACGTGACGGCTGAAGAAGAGCCGGAGCCGCCGACGCCGAAGCACATCCCTGCACACATTGATGACCACGCGCACCATCATCAAGTCGAGCAGAAAGAGCCTCTCGAGGCCATCGAACTCATCCCCTACAAGCACCAGGTTGGCGGTCACACCACACTTTGGCGTTTTTCGAAGAGAGCTGTCTGCAAACAGCTCAATAATCGGGAGAATGAGTTTTACGAAAATGTGGAACAGGATCATCCTGATTTGCTCTCATTTCTCCCACGGTACATCGGTGTCCTGAACGTGACTTTTCACAAGCAAACCCGTCGCAAGTCGACCCACAGGCGTGATGACGCTCCTTTGCTGGAGCGGAAGCCGACCGGAGAGATTGGTGTCATGGCGTCAGCGGACGCGACGAAGTCGAATGGATCCAACGGCGCGTCTCAGCCGAGCCAGGAGCACCGCCGCATCATTAGCCAGTCACTTTCTTCCGCGCCCGAGCCAATACCGACGGTGACCTTTGACGACAACTGGCATATCCTGCCCCGGAATCTGCTGCAACCAACGCCTCCTCCAGTAGTCATGCCGCCTCGAGGCCGAAGCACCTCATCTGCAGGTCTTCCGGACAACCCTGAGCAGAGCAAAATGGCATCTCCAACAAGGCCGAGCCTGGATGACAGGCACGCGAATAGCTGGGGTGCAACCACCGTTAACAAGCGGCTGCGCAATGAGGTGTTCAACGACGTCTTCTTGAAGCAGCCAATTCCGATCCACAAGCACCGCCGCCCACACCAAAAGTCGATGGCTTTTCGTAAGCAGCCGACATTGAGGCCAGCTAGCTCCGTACCCGACTTGGTGCGCAGACAGGATCCGTCTGCCGTAGAAGGTCACGCACCTCAAAAGCCTAGCCCGCTTCGGCCAAGCAGCTCCTCGCCCCCTCCCACAGAGAGCATTGCCATGGAGCGCCCGAGCCATCTCGAGGCTGCCGAGGCAGAAGCCGAAGATAGCGATGTCAAGGACGTGACTGGTACCAGTGCACCGGAGCCGGAAACTCTTGCAGACAAGATTATTGctcaaaagaagaagagacgTTACTCTGGAACAGGCCTCCGACGGAAGCCACGAACAGTGACGGAGTCTAGAGGACATCTCAAGTACTGGGAAGAGGCGGATGACGCTGGTTATAGAGGTGAAGACGAAGGCGGGCAGTCCCTCATCACGTCCCAAGTGAACTCGCCCATGATCGAAGCGCCAAGCACGAATGGCACAAATGCCAGTGAAGGTGCCGCGAAAGAACCGAGTCTCCCAGTGCCTGCTGCCGATGCATCTCAAGCCGACGTCCCGACCGAAGCTGAGTACTCTACGTATGCGTCAACTGTTCCGTCCGAGGTGCCTAGCCCTACCCAAGAGTTCCGCAGAATCCCGCGACCTGTGAATCCGAAGGAAGCGCAAACGCAAAGAGACTCCCGCGTCGAGTACTTCCTCCTTTTGGAAGATCTCACGGCAGGCATGAAACGGCCCTGTATCATGGACCTCAAGATGGGCACCAGACAGTACGGCGTAGAGGCCACGCCCAAGAAACAAAAGTCGCAGCAGGGCAAGTGTGCCAGGACAACCTCGCGTGAACTCGGCGTGCGTGTATGCGGACTTCAAGTCTGGGATGTCAAGAGCCAGAGCTACGTCTTTAAGGACAAGTACTTTGGACGTGATCTCAAAGCCGGCCAGGAGTTCCAGGACGCTTTGACGCGATTCTTGTACGATGGCGTCGACTACTCGAGCATCCTGCGACACATTCCGACTATCCTGCAAAAGCTGGACCACCTCGAGTCGATCGTCCGAGGACTGGACGGCTACCGATTTTACGCCGCCAGTCTCCTCATGTTTTACGATGGCGACACGACCAGCGAGGGTAATGAATACGATACAGTCGTTGACGATTCTACGACTGACTTTGCAACCGACACGGAGGAGACGTCGGCGTTGcgcgagaagaagaagcagaagaagaagcgcGGCATCGACTTCAAGATTGCCGACTTTGCAAATAGCCTGACTAAGGGCGACCTTGCAGAGGGAAAGCCGTGTCCGCCGCGGCATCCCAACGAGCCGGACCGTGGCTTCCTCCGAGGTCTTCGAACGTTGAGGAAATATTTCCTCAAGATCCAGAAGGATATCCGTGCTGAGATGGGTCCGGATTGTCACAGACGAGGTCACAGTATGGATGTTGATGACATTGACATCGACCACGTCTCGGATGAGGAGGGGTCTGTCAGCGAATGA
- a CDS encoding FAD dependent oxidoreductase, whose translation MLDSLPSRTSSKRIISFLLRLKIVKKNYLSQSIMGSVLSALRGATKTVGAVAKLLLDLNKTYQALLARVNAPPGLPHATPSSPYWLDDPPFPELADAQSQKLPSEADVVIIGSGITGAAVARSLYTAAGASDGEEGEKKGPRVVVLEARSLCAGATGRNGGHVKASPHELFPKLAKYFGKEGAARLTKFALRTAEAVLEVGGEAGREVAECRRVETVDFFLDDEGFEAGKKEVEELRRWVPEVEIAVLGREGTKAKFGVEGGHVAGGLVYGAGALWPYRLVAKIWKELVDEFGGRLSLEMNTPVEEVVVDGEGGGRPYVVRTARGAIRARHVVHATNAHAGQFLPGLRGKMAGVKAHMTAQRPSTTTPSGQSTQQGEGGGFQWPDNSHTGSKSWSIIYGNGAFDYVTQRPNGDVMLGGGFARSAGEGVDMVGVYDDSGTDGMTIAHVSGIMSAVFGTRWRGDVVRVWSGVLGVTGDMAPFVGRVPASVAGVKGKISSSGSSSFTSVSSWFGLKKERENVKVKKVEKTVDEMEEEQPWMGAEAGQWVSAGYCGDGMVWAWLCGSALGVMVAGKEDIVLEKGVGFPGGRLAEWFPKELLLTEARLRKADLSNLADEI comes from the coding sequence ATGCTCGACTCGCTTCCGTCACGAACAAGTTCAAAAAGAATCATTTCATTCCTGCTTCGCCTCAAGATAGTGAAGAAGAACTACCTATCACAAAGCATAATGGGCTCCGTCCTCTCCGCCCTCCGCGGCGCAACAAAAACCGTCGGCGCCGTCGCGAAGCTCCTCCTGGACCTGAACAAGACGTACCAAGCCCTCCTGGCCCGCGTCAACGCCCCGCCGGGCCTGCCGCACGCGACCCCTTCGAGCCCGTACTGGCTCGACGACCCGCCGTTCCCGGAGCTGGCGGACGCGCAGTCGCAAAAGCTGCCGTCGGAGGCGGATGTTGTTATCATCGGGAGCGGGATTACGGGGGCCGCGGTGGCTAGGAGTCTGTATACCGCCGCAGGCGCGTCGGATGGAGAAGAAGGGGAGAAGAAGGGGCCGAGGGTCGTGGTGCTTGAGGCGAGGAGTTTGTGTGCCGGTGCGACGGGGCGGAATGGGGGACACGTCAAGGCGAGTCCGCACGAGCTGTTTCCGAAGCTGGCAAAGTATTTCGGTAAAGAGGGCGCGGCGAGGTTGACCAAGTTTGCGCTGCGGACCGCCGAGGCCGTGTTGGAGGTTGGCGGGGAGGCGGGCAGGGAAGTGGCCGAATGCAGACGCGTCGAGACGGTGGATTTCTTCCTCGACGATGAGGGGTTCGAGGCCGGGAAGAAGGAGGTGGAGGAGTTGAGGCGGTGGGTGCCCGAGGTCGAGATTGCGGTGCTGGGGAGGGAGGGGACGAAGGCGAAGTTTGGGGTCGAGGGGGGTCATGTCGCGGGTGGGTTGGTGTATGGCGCCGGCGCGCTGTGGCCGTACCGGCTTGTTGCGAAGATTTGGAAAGAGTTGGTTGATGAGTTTGGGGGCAGGTTGAGCTTGGAGATGAATACGCCTGTTGAGGAGGTCGTGGTGGATGGCGAGGGGGGCGGGAGGCCGTATGTTGTTAGGACGGCGAGGGGGGCGATCAGGGCGAGGCATGTTGTTCATGCTACGAATGCGCATGCCGGACAGTTTTTGCCTGGGTTGAGGGGAAAGATGGCGGGTGTGAAGGCTCATATGACTGCCCAGCGACCCTCGACGACGACACCCTCCGGGCAGAGTACTCaacaaggagaaggaggaggcttCCAGTGGCCGGATAACAGCCATACTGGAAGCAAATCATGGAGCATCATCTACGGCAACGGCGCCTTCGACTACGTCACGCAGCGGCCTAACGGGGACGTGATGCTCGGTGGCGGGTTCGCTCGGAGCGCGGGCGAGGGGGTGGACATGGTTGGCGTGTACGACGATTCCGGGACGGACGGGATGACGATTGCGCATGTGTCTGGGATCATGAGCGCCGTGTTTGGGACGCGGTGGAGGGGCGATGTGGTGAGGGTTTGGAGTGGTGTTTTGGGTGTTACGGGGGATATGGCGCCTTTTGTTGGGCGGGTTCCCGCGAGTGTTGCGGGGGTCAAGGGAAAGATTAGTTCGTCTGGTTCTTCTTCGTTTACGTCTGTATCTTCTTGGTTTGGTTTGAAGAAGGAGAGGGAAAATGTCAAGGTGAAGAAGGTTGAGAAGACGGTTGATGAGATGGAGGAGGAACAGCCGTGGATGGGGGCCGAGGCTGGACAGTGGGTTAGTGCTGGGTATTGTGGTGATGGTATGGTCTGGGCTTGGCTTTGCGGGTCCGCGTTGGGGGTCATGGTTGCGGGCAAGGAGGATATTGTGCTGGAGAAGGGGGTTGGATTCCCTGGTGGTAGGTTGGCGGAGTGGTTTCCCAAGGAGCTGTTGCTTACGGAGGCGAGGTTAAGGAAGGCTGATCTGAGTAATTTGGCGGATGAGATATAA
- a CDS encoding carbon-nitrogen hydrolase has product MPPIRLATASPATAQTTSQTLSDISTLASRASSSGADLLLLPEAYLGAGYPRGASFGSKIGSRAPEGRDEFLAYFNAAVDLGDTVGDAGAGGGDKWVKKQLPAQHAAGAKVERGDGSREELEKIAAQTGVFLVIGCIERAGGSLYCSVVYVCPKLGMIGKRRKVMPVGSPPPYPSSLRHSTVVTDTIQKTATERLIWAQGSPATLRAVSTTIKGVRINLAAAICWESYMPLLRQSLYAQNINLYLAPTADGRDTWLPLMRTVACEGRCFVVSSNMAARPLTTTSSSPATTTTTAAAAAAAASDNDSGIEDAPDAQIYPPRARRNSCLTEDGNEIALPGASNGTSTNGTNKTTTKVTASTKPALESKDWVSRGGSSIVGPFGDVLAGPQWEDDEGIIYADVDFEDCIRGRLDIDVGGSYSRNDSFKFSVEGLDLDPLPY; this is encoded by the coding sequence ATGCCTCCAATCCGCCTCGCAACAGCATCCCCCGCAACCGCCCAAACAACATCCCAAACCCTCTCCGACATCTCCACCCTCGCCTCCCGCGCGTCCTCCTCCGGCGCagacctcctcctcctccccgaAGCCTACCTGGGCGCAGGCTACCCCCGCGGCGCCTCCTTCGGCTCCAAAATCGGCTCCCGCGCCCCCGAGGGCCGCGACGAGTTCCTCGCCTACTTCAACGCCGCCGTCGACCTCGGCGACACCGTCGGCGACGCgggcgccggcggcggcgacaaGTGGGTCAAGAAACAGCTCCCCGCGCAGCATGCCGCCGGTGCCAAAGTCGAGAGGGGCGACGGCTCGAGAGAGGAGCTGGAGAAGATTGCCGCGCAGACGGGCGTTTTTCTGGTTATCGGGTGCATTGAGCGCGCCGGCGGGAGCTTGTACTGCTCCGTCGTCTACGTCTGTCCCAAGCTGGGTATGATTGGGAAGAGACGCAAAGTGATGCCCGTAGGTTCCCCTCCCCCCTATCCCTCTTCTCTTCGACATAGTACTGTCGTGACTGACACCATCCAAAAGACCGCAACAGAACGCCTCATCTGGGCCCAAGGCTCCCCCGCGACCCTCCGCGCCGTCTCCACCACAATCAAGGGCGTCCGCATCAACCTCGCCGCCGCAATCTGCTGGGAGAGCTACATGCCCCTCCTCCGGCAGTCCCTCTACGCCCAAAACATCAACCTCTACCTCGCCCCCACCGCAGACGGCCGCGACACCTGGCTCCCCCTCATGCGCACCGTCGCCTGCGAGGGCCGCTGCTTCGTCGTCTCGTCCAACATGGCCGCCAGGCCCCTGACCACCACCTCGTCATCACCAGCAACGACCacgacgacggcggcggcggcggcggcggcagcatcAGACAACGACAGCGGCATCGAAGACGCCCCAGACGCCCAAATCTACCCCCCTCGCGCCCGCCGCAACTCGTGCCTCACAGAAGACGGCAACGAAATCGCCCTTCCCGGCGCCAGCAACGGTACCAGCACAAACGGCACAAACAAGACAACAACAAAGGTCACGGCCTCGACGAAACCGGCCCTCGAATCCAAAGACTGGGTCTCCCGCGGCGGGTCCTCCATCGTCGGCCCCTTTGGCGACGTCCTCGCCGGACCGCAGTGGGAGGACGACGAGGGCATCATCTACGCCGACGTCGACTTTGAAGACTGCATTCGCGGTCGCTTGGACATTGACGTCGGGGGAAGCTACTCGCGCAACGACTCCTTCAAGTTTTCCGTCGAGGGCCTGGACCTGGATCCCCTGCCGTATTAA